Proteins co-encoded in one Brassica oleracea var. oleracea cultivar TO1000 chromosome C4, BOL, whole genome shotgun sequence genomic window:
- the LOC106341831 gene encoding beta-galactosidase isoform X2 has protein sequence MGSLTTKMILPSENGYRAWEDQTLFKWRKRDPHVTLRCHDSVEGSLRYWYQRNNVDLTVSKSAVWNDDAVQASLDSAAFWVDGLPFVKSLSGYWKFFLAPSPANVPEKFYDAAFPDSDWKALPVPSNWQCHGFDRPIYTNIVYPFPNDPPRVPEDNPTGCYRTYFQIPKEWKDRRILLHFEAVDSAFFAWVNGNPVGYSQDSRLPAEFEISDYCYPWDSGKQNVLAVQVFRWSDGSYLEDQDHWWLSGLHRDVLLLAKPKVFIADYFFKSKLADDFSYADIQVEVKIDNMLESSKDLLLSNFIIEAAVFDTTSWYKSGGFSDELSPKVANLKLNLSPSPVLGFHGYLLEGKLDSPNLWSAEQPNVYILVVTLKDKAGKLLDSESSIVGVRQVSKAFKQLLVNGHPVMIKGVNRHEHHPRVGKTNIESCMVKDLITMKEYNINAVRNSHYPQHPRWYELCDLFGMYMINEANIETHGFDLSGHLKHPAKEPSWAAAMLDRVVGMVERDKNHACIISWSLGNEAGYGPNHSAMAGWIRGKDPSRLVHYEGGGSRTESTDIVCPMYMRVWDIVKIALDKNESRPLILCEYSHAMGNSNGNIDEYWEAIDNTFGLQGGFIWDWVDQGLLKLGSDGIKRWAYGGDFGDQPNDLNFCLNGLMWPDRTPHPALHEVKHCYQPIKVSLTDGTIRVANAYFFNTTEELEFSWKIHGDGLELGSGTLSIPVIKPQNSFDMEWKSGPWFSVWNDSKAGELFLTITAKLSNPTRSLEAGHILSSTQIPLPSKREIIPQAIKKTDPIITCETVGDFIKISQQDSWELMINVQKGAIEGWKVQGVLLVNEAILPCFWRAPTDNDKGGGDSSYFSRWKAAQLDNVEFIVESCSVKSTTDKSVEIEFIYLGSSASESSKSDALFKVNVTYLIYGSGDIITNWYVVPNSDLPPLPRVGIEFHIEKTLDRVEWYGRGPFECYPDRKSAAHVGIYEQSVADMHVPYIVPGECGGRTDVRWVTFTNKEGVGIYASTYGSSSPLQMNASYYTTGELDRATHEEDLVKGQSIEVHLDHKHMGIGGDDSWTPCVHDKYLIPPEPYSFSIRLCPITAAASVLDMYKDQLPC, from the exons ATGGGTTCTCTCACGACAAAAATGATTCTCCCCTCGGAGAATGGGTACAGAGCTTGGGAGGATCAGACCCTTTTCAAGTGGCGTAAGAGAGACCCTCATGTCACCTTGCGTTGCCATGATTCCGTCGAAG GATCTTTGAGGTACTGGTACCAGAGAAACAACGTGGATCTCACTGTATCAAAATCTGCTGTTTGGAACGACGATGCTGTTCAAGCTTCTCTTGACAGTGCTGCTTTTTGGGTCGACGGGTTACCCTTTGTCAAGTCTTTATCTGGTTACTGGAAGTTTTTCTTGGCTCCTAGTCCTGCAAATGTTCCAGAGAAGTTCTATGATGCTGCGTTTCCTGATTCAGATTGGAAAGCTTTACCAG TTCCTTCCAATTGGCAGTGTCATGGCTTTGATCGGCCTATCTATACGAATATTGTGTACCCTTTCCCGAATGATCCTCCTCGTGTTCCTGAAGATAACCCCACTGGTTGCTACAGGACCTACTTCCAGATTCCCAAAGAGTGGAAGG ACAGAAGAATACTTCTTCACTTTGAAGCTGTGGACTCCGCATTTTTTGCTTGGGTAAATGGCAACCCTGTTGGCTACAG TCAAGACAGCAGATTACCAGCTGAATTTGAAATATCCGACTACTGCTATCCATGGGACTCCGGGAAACAGAATGTTCTTGCTGTCCAAGTCTTTAGATGGAGTGATGGTTCATACCTTGAAGACCAAGATCATTGGTGGTTGTCTGGTCTTCATCGAGATGTGCTTTTGCTAGCAAAGCCAAAG GTCTTCATTGCTGACTACTTTTTTAAGTCCAAACTGGCAGATGACTTTTCATACGCTGACATCCAG GTTGAAGTTAAGATAGACAATATGCTGGAGTCCTCAAAGGATCTTCTTCTTTCTAATTTCATCATAGAGGCTGCCGTATTTGATACTACAAGCTGGTACAAATCTGGAGGATTTAGTGATGAACTTTCTCCCAAGGTGGCTAATTTGAAGCTTAATCTTTCTCCAAGCCCAGTTCTTGGATTTCATGGTTATTTGCTTGAGGGAAAACTGGATTCTCCAAATCTCTGGTCAGCAGAACAA CCAAATGTTTACATCCTCGTTGTAACCCTGAAAGATAAAGCTGGGAAACTCCTTGATTCCGAGTCAAGCATTGTTGGCGTTCGCCAAGTATCAAAGGCCTTCAAACAGCTTCTTGTTAATGGACATCCAGTCATGATTAAAGGTGTAAACAGGCATGAGCACCACCCACGTGTTGGGAAGACGAATATAGAGTCCTGCATGGTCAAG GATTTAATCACGATGAAAGAATATAACATCAATGCTGTGCGAAACAGTCATTATCCTCAACATCCCCGCTGGTATGAATTATGTGATTTGTTCGGCATGTACATGATCAATGAAGCCAATATAGAGACACATGGTTTTGATCTTTCTGGGCATCTAAAGCACCCTGCAAAAGAGCCAAGCTGGGCAGCTGCTATGTTGGATCGAGTAGTTGGGATGGTTGAGAGAGACAAAAACCATGCGTGCATAATTTCTTGGTCACTTGGAAATGAAGCAGGCTATGGGCCTAATCATTCTGCCATGGCAG GTTGGATTAGGGGAAAGGACCCCTCACGGTTGGTACACTATGAAGGTGGTGGTTCCAGAACAGAGTCTACTGATATAGTCTGTCCTATGTACATGCGGGTTTGGGACATTGTCAAAATTGCACTTGATAAAAATGAATCACGTCCGTTGATATTATGCGA GTATTCACATGCTATGGGTAACAGCAACGGGAATATAGACGAGTACTGGGAGGCAATTGACAACACCTTTGGCCTGCAAGGAGGCTTCATATGGGACTGGGTTGACCAG GGTCTATTGAAGCTGGGGTCAGATGGCATTAAGCGTTGGGCTTATGGAGGTGACTTTGGTGACCAGCCTAATGATTTGAATTTCTGTCTGAATGGGCTTATGTGGCCTGACCGAACGCCTCATCCAGCACTCCATG AGGTCAAGCATTGTTATCAACCAATCAAGGTTTCATTGACGGATGGCACAATAAGG GTAGCAAACGCTTACTTTTTCAATACAACAGAAGAGTTGGAGTTTAGCTGGAAAATTCATGGAGATGGACTTGAACTTGGATCTGGGACTCTTTCTATTCCTGTGATAAAGCCACAGAATAGCTTTGATATGGAGTGGAAGTCAGGTCCATGGTTTTCTGTCTGGAATGACTCAAAGGCTGGAGAATTGTTTCTGACAATAACTGCCAAGCTATCAAATCCTACCCGTTCACTTGAAGCTGGTCATATCTTGTCTTCAACGCAGATTCCTTTACCGTCAAAGAGAGAGATAATACCACAG GCGATAAAAAAGACAGACCCTATCATCACTTGTGAAACTGTTGGAGATTTCATTAAGATCAGTCAGCAAGATTCATGGGAGCTAATGATAAATGTCCAAAAAGGAGCCATTGAAGGCTGGAAG GTGCAAGGAGTTTTACTTGTGAATGAAGCTATACTGCCATGCTTCTGGCGAGCACCAACAGACAATGATAAAGGTGGAGGTGACTCTAGTTACTTTTCAAGGTGGAAAGCAGCACAATTAGACAATGTTGAGTTCATTGTTGAAAGCTGTTCAGTAAAGAGCACTACTGATAAATCCGTGGAGATAGAGTTCATCTACCTTGGTTCTTCAGCTTCTGAGTCATCCAAATCAGATGCATTGTTCAAAGTCAATGTGACATATCTGATCTATGGTTCTGGAGATATCATCACCAATTGGTATGTAGTACCAAACTCTGATCTTCCACCGCTACCACGGGTTGGTATAGAGTTTCACATAGAGAAAACACTGGACCGTGTGGAATGGTATGGAAGAGGTCCGTTTGAGTGTTACCCAGACCGAAAATCAGCAGCCCATGTGGGGATATATGAACAGAGCGTTGCGGATATGCATGTCCCTTATATTGTTCCAGGAGAATGTGGGGGTAGAACAGATGTTAGGTGGGTGACATTCACAAACAAGGAGGGTGTAGGAATATATGCTTCAACATATGGTAGCTCTTCTCCATTGCAGATGAATGCTAGTTATTACACAACAGGCGAGCTTGATCGTGCAACGCATGAAGAGGATCTTGTCAAAGGACAAAGCATCGAG GTGCATCTGGACCATAAACACATGGGGATTGGGGGAGATGATAGCTGGACCCCTTGTGTTCATGATAAGTATCTGATTCCACCAGAACCATACTCATTCTCTATCAGGTTGTGTCCCATTACTGCAGCGGCTTCGGTCTTGGACATGTACAAGGATCAGCTTCCCTGCTAG
- the LOC106341831 gene encoding beta-galactosidase isoform X1, producing MGSLTTKMILPSENGYRAWEDQTLFKWRKRDPHVTLRCHDSVEGSLRYWYQRNNVDLTVSKSAVWNDDAVQASLDSAAFWVDGLPFVKSLSGYWKFFLAPSPANVPEKFYDAAFPDSDWKALPVPSNWQCHGFDRPIYTNIVYPFPNDPPRVPEDNPTGCYRTYFQIPKEWKDRRILLHFEAVDSAFFAWVNGNPVGYSQDSRLPAEFEISDYCYPWDSGKQNVLAVQVFRWSDGSYLEDQDHWWLSGLHRDVLLLAKPKVFIADYFFKSKLADDFSYADIQVEVKIDNMLESSKDLLLSNFIIEAAVFDTTSWYKSGGFSDELSPKVANLKLNLSPSPVLGFHGYLLEGKLDSPNLWSAEQPNVYILVVTLKDKAGKLLDSESSIVGVRQVSKAFKQLLVNGHPVMIKGVNRHEHHPRVGKTNIESCMVKDLITMKEYNINAVRNSHYPQHPRWYELCDLFGMYMINEANIETHGFDLSGHLKHPAKEPSWAAAMLDRVVGMVERDKNHACIISWSLGNEAGYGPNHSAMAGWIRGKDPSRLVHYEGGGSRTESTDIVCPMYMRVWDIVKIALDKNESRPLILCEYSHAMGNSNGNIDEYWEAIDNTFGLQGGFIWDWVDQGLLKLGSDGIKRWAYGGDFGDQPNDLNFCLNGLMWPDRTPHPALHEVKHCYQPIKVSLTDGTIRTLSLQVANAYFFNTTEELEFSWKIHGDGLELGSGTLSIPVIKPQNSFDMEWKSGPWFSVWNDSKAGELFLTITAKLSNPTRSLEAGHILSSTQIPLPSKREIIPQAIKKTDPIITCETVGDFIKISQQDSWELMINVQKGAIEGWKVQGVLLVNEAILPCFWRAPTDNDKGGGDSSYFSRWKAAQLDNVEFIVESCSVKSTTDKSVEIEFIYLGSSASESSKSDALFKVNVTYLIYGSGDIITNWYVVPNSDLPPLPRVGIEFHIEKTLDRVEWYGRGPFECYPDRKSAAHVGIYEQSVADMHVPYIVPGECGGRTDVRWVTFTNKEGVGIYASTYGSSSPLQMNASYYTTGELDRATHEEDLVKGQSIEVHLDHKHMGIGGDDSWTPCVHDKYLIPPEPYSFSIRLCPITAAASVLDMYKDQLPC from the exons ATGGGTTCTCTCACGACAAAAATGATTCTCCCCTCGGAGAATGGGTACAGAGCTTGGGAGGATCAGACCCTTTTCAAGTGGCGTAAGAGAGACCCTCATGTCACCTTGCGTTGCCATGATTCCGTCGAAG GATCTTTGAGGTACTGGTACCAGAGAAACAACGTGGATCTCACTGTATCAAAATCTGCTGTTTGGAACGACGATGCTGTTCAAGCTTCTCTTGACAGTGCTGCTTTTTGGGTCGACGGGTTACCCTTTGTCAAGTCTTTATCTGGTTACTGGAAGTTTTTCTTGGCTCCTAGTCCTGCAAATGTTCCAGAGAAGTTCTATGATGCTGCGTTTCCTGATTCAGATTGGAAAGCTTTACCAG TTCCTTCCAATTGGCAGTGTCATGGCTTTGATCGGCCTATCTATACGAATATTGTGTACCCTTTCCCGAATGATCCTCCTCGTGTTCCTGAAGATAACCCCACTGGTTGCTACAGGACCTACTTCCAGATTCCCAAAGAGTGGAAGG ACAGAAGAATACTTCTTCACTTTGAAGCTGTGGACTCCGCATTTTTTGCTTGGGTAAATGGCAACCCTGTTGGCTACAG TCAAGACAGCAGATTACCAGCTGAATTTGAAATATCCGACTACTGCTATCCATGGGACTCCGGGAAACAGAATGTTCTTGCTGTCCAAGTCTTTAGATGGAGTGATGGTTCATACCTTGAAGACCAAGATCATTGGTGGTTGTCTGGTCTTCATCGAGATGTGCTTTTGCTAGCAAAGCCAAAG GTCTTCATTGCTGACTACTTTTTTAAGTCCAAACTGGCAGATGACTTTTCATACGCTGACATCCAG GTTGAAGTTAAGATAGACAATATGCTGGAGTCCTCAAAGGATCTTCTTCTTTCTAATTTCATCATAGAGGCTGCCGTATTTGATACTACAAGCTGGTACAAATCTGGAGGATTTAGTGATGAACTTTCTCCCAAGGTGGCTAATTTGAAGCTTAATCTTTCTCCAAGCCCAGTTCTTGGATTTCATGGTTATTTGCTTGAGGGAAAACTGGATTCTCCAAATCTCTGGTCAGCAGAACAA CCAAATGTTTACATCCTCGTTGTAACCCTGAAAGATAAAGCTGGGAAACTCCTTGATTCCGAGTCAAGCATTGTTGGCGTTCGCCAAGTATCAAAGGCCTTCAAACAGCTTCTTGTTAATGGACATCCAGTCATGATTAAAGGTGTAAACAGGCATGAGCACCACCCACGTGTTGGGAAGACGAATATAGAGTCCTGCATGGTCAAG GATTTAATCACGATGAAAGAATATAACATCAATGCTGTGCGAAACAGTCATTATCCTCAACATCCCCGCTGGTATGAATTATGTGATTTGTTCGGCATGTACATGATCAATGAAGCCAATATAGAGACACATGGTTTTGATCTTTCTGGGCATCTAAAGCACCCTGCAAAAGAGCCAAGCTGGGCAGCTGCTATGTTGGATCGAGTAGTTGGGATGGTTGAGAGAGACAAAAACCATGCGTGCATAATTTCTTGGTCACTTGGAAATGAAGCAGGCTATGGGCCTAATCATTCTGCCATGGCAG GTTGGATTAGGGGAAAGGACCCCTCACGGTTGGTACACTATGAAGGTGGTGGTTCCAGAACAGAGTCTACTGATATAGTCTGTCCTATGTACATGCGGGTTTGGGACATTGTCAAAATTGCACTTGATAAAAATGAATCACGTCCGTTGATATTATGCGA GTATTCACATGCTATGGGTAACAGCAACGGGAATATAGACGAGTACTGGGAGGCAATTGACAACACCTTTGGCCTGCAAGGAGGCTTCATATGGGACTGGGTTGACCAG GGTCTATTGAAGCTGGGGTCAGATGGCATTAAGCGTTGGGCTTATGGAGGTGACTTTGGTGACCAGCCTAATGATTTGAATTTCTGTCTGAATGGGCTTATGTGGCCTGACCGAACGCCTCATCCAGCACTCCATG AGGTCAAGCATTGTTATCAACCAATCAAGGTTTCATTGACGGATGGCACAATAAGG ACTTTATCTTTGCAGGTAGCAAACGCTTACTTTTTCAATACAACAGAAGAGTTGGAGTTTAGCTGGAAAATTCATGGAGATGGACTTGAACTTGGATCTGGGACTCTTTCTATTCCTGTGATAAAGCCACAGAATAGCTTTGATATGGAGTGGAAGTCAGGTCCATGGTTTTCTGTCTGGAATGACTCAAAGGCTGGAGAATTGTTTCTGACAATAACTGCCAAGCTATCAAATCCTACCCGTTCACTTGAAGCTGGTCATATCTTGTCTTCAACGCAGATTCCTTTACCGTCAAAGAGAGAGATAATACCACAG GCGATAAAAAAGACAGACCCTATCATCACTTGTGAAACTGTTGGAGATTTCATTAAGATCAGTCAGCAAGATTCATGGGAGCTAATGATAAATGTCCAAAAAGGAGCCATTGAAGGCTGGAAG GTGCAAGGAGTTTTACTTGTGAATGAAGCTATACTGCCATGCTTCTGGCGAGCACCAACAGACAATGATAAAGGTGGAGGTGACTCTAGTTACTTTTCAAGGTGGAAAGCAGCACAATTAGACAATGTTGAGTTCATTGTTGAAAGCTGTTCAGTAAAGAGCACTACTGATAAATCCGTGGAGATAGAGTTCATCTACCTTGGTTCTTCAGCTTCTGAGTCATCCAAATCAGATGCATTGTTCAAAGTCAATGTGACATATCTGATCTATGGTTCTGGAGATATCATCACCAATTGGTATGTAGTACCAAACTCTGATCTTCCACCGCTACCACGGGTTGGTATAGAGTTTCACATAGAGAAAACACTGGACCGTGTGGAATGGTATGGAAGAGGTCCGTTTGAGTGTTACCCAGACCGAAAATCAGCAGCCCATGTGGGGATATATGAACAGAGCGTTGCGGATATGCATGTCCCTTATATTGTTCCAGGAGAATGTGGGGGTAGAACAGATGTTAGGTGGGTGACATTCACAAACAAGGAGGGTGTAGGAATATATGCTTCAACATATGGTAGCTCTTCTCCATTGCAGATGAATGCTAGTTATTACACAACAGGCGAGCTTGATCGTGCAACGCATGAAGAGGATCTTGTCAAAGGACAAAGCATCGAG GTGCATCTGGACCATAAACACATGGGGATTGGGGGAGATGATAGCTGGACCCCTTGTGTTCATGATAAGTATCTGATTCCACCAGAACCATACTCATTCTCTATCAGGTTGTGTCCCATTACTGCAGCGGCTTCGGTCTTGGACATGTACAAGGATCAGCTTCCCTGCTAG
- the LOC106341834 gene encoding protein SHI RELATED SEQUENCE 6-like encodes MLGLRNIILLPPPSQITHPSVEDNNNNKARNSNVEEKVCRDCGNRAKKECLFERCRTCCKSRGYKCATHVKSTWIPSHHHRSPSSSSDRNRNKKLKIDSSDKPSVLIVPTTTSRRQERSFKEGLPGKIEAPAVFKRTRVTAISNEEQSEIGYQATVTIHGHVFRGFLHYHGVDHNKVFPCLSKK; translated from the exons ATGCTAGGCCTAAGAAACATCATCCTCTTACCACCACCGTCTCAGATTACTCACCCCTCGGTGGAAGATAACAACAACAACAAGGCAAGGAACAGTAATGTTGAAGAGAAAGTGTGCAGAGACTGTGGAAACAGAGCGAAGAAAGAGTGTTTGTTCGAAAGGTGTAGAACTTGCTGCAAAAGCAGAGGATACAAATGTGCTACTCACGTGAAGAGCACGTGGATCCCTTCTCATCATCATCGCTCTCCTTCTTCCTCTTCCGACAGGAACAGAAATAAAAAGCTCAAAATCGATTCTTCCGACAAACCCAGCGTCCTGATCGTTCCGACAACCACTTCTCGCCGTCAAG AGAGAAGCTTCAAAGAAGGGTTACCGGGAAAGATCGAAGCCCCGGCCGTTTTCAAACGGACGAGGGTAACAGCGATAAGCAACGAAGAACAATCAGAGATCGGTTATCAAGCGACTGTAACCATACATGGTCATGTCTTCAGAGGCTTTCTTCATTACCATGGTGTTGATCACAACAAAGTCTTTCCATGTCTTTCTAAAAAGTAG